The following proteins are encoded in a genomic region of Opisthocomus hoazin isolate bOpiHoa1 chromosome 4, bOpiHoa1.hap1, whole genome shotgun sequence:
- the GHSR gene encoding growth hormone secretagogue receptor type 1: MREGSAGGRGAENRTGGEPPLHLFPAAVLTGVTVACVLLFVIGIVGNLMTMLVVSRFRDMRTTTNFYLSSMAFSDLLIFLCMPLDLFRLWQYRPWNFGDVLCKLFQFVSESCTYSTILNITALSVERYVAVCFPLRAKVIITKGKVKLVILFLWAVSFISAGPIFVLVGVEHENGTNPQSTNECRATEYAIRSGLLTIMVWTSSIFFFLPVFCLTVLYSLIGRKLWRRKRKNIGPNTVIRDKNNKQTVKMLVVVVFAFILCWLPFHVGRYLFSKSFEAGSLEIAVISQYCNLVSFVLFYLSAAINPILYNIMSKKYRVAACQLFGLKPLPKKRLSSTKQESSRVWTEPSVIT, from the exons ATGCGGGAGGGgagcgcgggcgggcgcggcgccgaGAACCGGACCGGGGGCGAGCCCCCGCTGCACCTCTTCCCCGCAGCCGTGCTCACCGGCGTCACCGTCGCCTGCGTCCTCCTCTTCGTCATCGGGATCGTCGGCAACCTCATGACCATGCTGGTGGTGTCCCGGTTCCGGGACATGAGGACCACCACCAACTTCTACCTGTCCAGCATGGCCTTCTCCGACCTGCTCATCTTTCTCTGCATGCCTCTGGACCTCTTTCGCCTCTGGCAGTACCGGCCCTGGAACTTCGGGGACGTCCTCTGCAAGCTCTTCCAGTTCGTCAGCGAGAGCTGTACCTACTCCACCATCCTCAACATCACCGCGCTCAGCGTGGAGCGGTACGTCGCCGTCTGCTTCCCCCTCCGAGCTAAAGTGATCATCACCAAGGGCAAGGTCAAGCTGGTCATCCTCTTCCTCTGGGCCGTCTCCTTCATTAGCGCCGGACCCATCTTTGTCTTGGTAGGGGTCGAGCACGAGAACGGCACGAACCCCCAGAGCACCAACGAGTGCCGAGCCACGGAGTACGCCATCCGCTCGGGGCTCCTCACCATCATGGTCTGGACCTCCAGCATCTTCTTTTTCCTGCCCGTGTTTTGCCTGACTGTGCTGTACAGCCTCATCGGGAGGAAGctctggaggaggaagaggaagaacatCGGTCCGAACACTGTCATCAGGGATAAGAACAACAAGCAAACTGTGAAGATGTTAG TCGTGGTGGTATTTGCCTTCATACTCTGCTGGTTACCTTTTCACGTAGGACGatatttattttccaaatccTTCGAAGCTGGATCCTTGGAGATCGCAGTGATCAGCCAATACTGCAACTTGGTGTCCTTCGTCCTCTTCTACCTTAGCGCAGCCATCAACCCCATCCTCTACAACATCATGTCAAAGAAGTACCGAGTCGCCGCTTGCCAGCTGTTCGGGCTCAAGCCCCTTCCAAAGAAAAGACTCTCCAGCACGAAGCAAGAGAGCTCGCGCGTTTGGACAGAACCGAGCGTTATCACATGA